In Cryptomeria japonica chromosome 1, Sugi_1.0, whole genome shotgun sequence, the sequence TTTGCAAAATCCATTTGTGCAAATCCTGCAGTCATTGTATCCCACGAGACCACATCATCAAACAATTCATTGGCCTtgttatgcttccacattttgcatacatatctaacATGGCATTTGCAACTACATCATCTGAGCATTATCCATTTTCAATGATACTTTGATCGAtgtcataccttgttccaaagctcccattttggaacATGCTGGCAGGATGGTGCCAAAAGTTGTGCAGTTTGGTTTTatgcctgccaattgcatttgctcaaAAGTTTCCAAGCCCTCTTCAACAAggccattttgtgcatatcctaaaaTAGTTGCTGCCCATAAGACCACATCTCGTTGAGAAATTTTGTCATGCCTTTTTTATACTCCCACATTTTGTGTACATGTCTACTAGGGAACTCACAACTACAACATCCAatagaaatccactttaaatatTTGAACCTGCAAATTGCATTTTCTTAAATTCCTCCAAGCCATATTCAATAAATCCATTTTGAACATAGCCTGCAACCATCACATTCCATGACACGCCATCTGGTTGAGGCATTTCTTTAAAATGATTCAGAGCCTCATTAAAAATACCATTTTgtacatatcctgcaatcataacaTTCCATGAGACCATATTATTTTGGGGCATTTCTTTGAAAAGATTCAAAGCCTCCTCAAGAATTCCATTTTGctcatatcctgcaatcatagcattccaagAAATGGCATTTCTTTGAGAAATTTTGTTGAACAGTTGACGTGCCTTGTGTATActcccacattttgcatacatgtctaccagggcacttTCAACTAAAGCATTGGACAAAAATCCAAATTTGATTATGCTTTGATAGATATCCAATCCCTTTTCCAAAACTCCTAATTTGATTTTCTTCGTATATGCAGATCTCTCTCATGGCAAAGGAATTACAATTATACCATGTAAGGGTTTTCTACGACTACATGGACCGTAAATAACAAGGAAATAACTATAGAGATGAAGGTTCTTTAGACTCAAAGAAATGACATTTCTCAAAGAAAAGCAGAGATTAATCAAGGCCACAAAATTGTAGCTTTGCTTTAGGAATAAATACATAGGAGGTGCTTGTTAGAATAAGGGATGCTATTGGTTAATTAATGTATATGACAATATATTTTAATCATTCTCCCACTTCTCAGTGATTCAGAGGTTTGCAACTAAATAATATATAGAATTGGTTGACACAAGAATTCACTTTCTAATTTCAATGGCATACAACAAAGATAATTTATCTTGCAGATAATCACTTGGATTCAATAATTGACTCATGTACAAGACATTTTATTTTGGTATTAGAGTATCTATAAACTGAAAAATTATAGTCATGCAACATTCACCTATACACTATAAACATTGCTTATATCTTTATAATTTATAAAGTGTAAATGTGTTGTGCCGATGCTATGGTGGATTGGCATTGAACGGTATATTTTCTTAGCATGAGTAAAGCATTTGTCACACCTAATTATAACTTTATAGATAATCCTATTGACTTGATTAATATTTTTTCCCTTGATTTCCATCGAAAGCCAAGATTAACTAGTTGCATTTCAGCATCTTGTTAGCATTGTTTTTTTCAAAATAGTGTCTCATTTGAAGATTTTCTATAGTTGACGGTTGTCATATCAAAATGAGTAATAATTTTTACTATCATATAATTGAAAttacatatcatttttttttataatttttttaaaggtATAGCTTATTTTATGTATATTCTCAAGCAAAATATGACTCCGTTTTACCCTTTAGAAAGATACAAatataccaacagttggaagaattaatgaaaattcaacctctgcattagagggcagctcctgatatgatttacaatgaattaattGTACAATTGATATagtaacacttttaaccagaaagtattgAAAAGGCTTCATCATTTATCCATCAATACAAATAAACGCCTAAATttttctaaaagaattttaagagGGGAGCTCATAGACTCTGATTTATAACATATTTGCTGCATACATTCTAAACAAAATGGGGACTCAGCAAGAGAAACTAATAGCTCAATCGAGACTCTCTCATACCtcatagggcaagggggatcaagtaGATCAACACCATGTGAGTCATCCAACAACTTATAATAAATATAAACTAAGGagaaatgcaaagatgactgaTTACTAGATTATATCATGTTGACATAACAACCTAAGAAAGATTATGAATCCCAGAATGCACAAattcaaagataacacaacattCCATTAATAGTCAACCATTGTATCATTCCCACAATTCGTATCAAAAAAATTTCTATTGTCTCAAAAATCATAGTTTCAGAACCTATTCAAAGGCAAGCTTTTCAtcttaaatagccaccaggccatagtttttacatgattaacaaataacatttactaTTAGTTCGGTGAAAGAAaccattaaaataacataaaagaaaactaaactaagaGCCACTGAAGGGCCGACATTTCATTGTAGAACAACTAAGCATCCACCAGAACTGAGGAAGTTACGGGCTTGTCCTACTTTGTCGTGGATCCACGCCATTGTAGGTGTGCTGCCAAAAAGTTCAGGATAACTTGGAAATAAGGCaggccaatgtgtatgatcctctgcttccacacttctttgtccatattcACCTGTGTGACCTTCGCTTTATGAACCTCTAAGTGATCCAAACAGACAAtaagcattgattcaatccttgctacctTTGAAAAGTCATCGGTAGTCAAAGATTTTGTTGTCTAAATGAAATGGACCCTGTCTTGAAAGAGCTTAATCATGTCTGCAACTTCCTCAATCACCTTGGCTCCCTTcttcatgagttggatatcaatacatttaaggtcCTTCAGTATAGTGTCAATCATGTCAGTCAGTCCCCTGAGTAGCTTGGTGGACTCTTCATGGCCCTGCTCGATGATTGAGTTGCGCCATTCCACGTTTTTCTTTGACACgtatagcacattatcatctaggttctccacCGGTTTCTCAGctaggaacttcatcactccatacttttggacatcattcatttgtgcaagaACCGCAACCCACttaatcctttccttttcccaagCAACCATCTCCAGCTCAAGATCTTTACTCATGATTTCTACATCCTTATAAACCTTAACCAAATTAATAATATATTCtgatccttgttgaattattagGTCCATCCATTTGTTAAACATCTCCGTCACTACCctattcctttgaacttgatcaagcatcttttGGTTTGCTGGAGACTTACGgtcaaatgacactggtatctACGACAATGCTTGAGGATCTGGATGTTGAATAGGGTTGATGTAGTATGCCATCTGTGTGACCATTTGCttcatttctctcttgtcttttTTATCTTTCCAAGTCTTTGAGATTATTCTATTTGTAGAAGATTCTAGATGTTTTACAACTGTGACCCTTGATGCAACCCCCAAATCTATTTTCCCCACATCAAAATCTTCCTCTGTTGCCTTATCTACATCTTTCCTAGGAATGggtgtagaagttgagaaagccaacttcacagaccccgaagatcacctgcatgcaaataacctgtcacagaaagaagagatggagacaaaaaacaagcaagggtgctctaaaagctgaaaaatgtattcatccgagcgagataaattacaatgatgaatccttataaaaggatattgtgcaaccctaaaagaaaccctaataggtagacatttaattaataatataattattaaatgtcacaaatgcaaactaaagtgaaatcttaagagaggaataaaggtaatttaataaacatgattaaattaaaacctttactctaacaccccaccttaagatgataaacttgggtcccggcaacaaggcttgatcaggtacctaattacaaccaaatctctgtaaagtggagaaatagagaaaacctcatgggaaaaactctactccaaaaagagatgaaagaaataaatgcactaataacagaaggataggaggtggatatcatgcactaataacagaaggataggaggtggataacatgataccccccatacacaacttctatcatataagtacatatacaatggtctccataggagaaaaagaaagagactaaaagccccccccacaatgaagaaactcctgtcgcacatatggatgcctgaggtagaatccagaaagagatcctgaatcggcatataatattcctccacttgggaagaaatggatccaaaggacgaagatgaagaaaccttgtgaagagagaagaatcaatctgtctcaagatgtgtgccataataggatgctgaagaatccctctggctgaactgaaacaaaagatgtcaaatccaaactgaactgaagactcaaaaactgcaacctctgaatgcacagatgatggtgggctagtagctggaatatggctgtcaacaaagaggagctgaaaatcctcaaagtaatcctccaagtctgcaatataggactctacaaacaaagacgaaatgcctgcaagataagaatcccaagtagccatgtctgaaagatgtattATGTCCTGCTTAGCtaaatcaataggagccaaagaagaggcaatatcaaactgattaggaacaaaaggagatgatgttgatacatgtataatctcagtctgaagagcaggaactgtgagacaatcctctgattcatcgaAATATGTAAGGGTGtttaaatattgaagttcctttaaagtatcatgatcaaaaggtgtgttatctctccaaccaatgggcaTAAGACAATCTaaagcaggatcctttgggaatggagaaagactggggtctccatagatctcccaaagacgtgtccaaagtgagagaggacaatcaatgcccgatatagcccacacagtgtcagaatcagCACTAGACAAAAGAACacctactatgtgatttctaatgatatcccaagctatttttccctctaaagttgctggttcaggtatgagatcatacaaataaggcaaaatattaagccacctatagtgtgtaagtatgccctttgcccatgactcataattaccccgttctagaaatacaactgaagggtgagtagaaaaacccatgataactcttcaaattaacaaatctgagactaaatgtttttaatactgataaagcagatcaaataaagccatcccacgcaagcaaatcatttccaagtctgaaacgtccaagtaattgacagatgtgtgaaaacaaAAAGTAtagaataaaatgtacctagagtacattctggaaaaataaatgacagatctggaaagagcacagaaacccctttccaacgcctattcgtttgcgaaaaacggagtccgtatgcaaaagatatcgCTCGTGGAGTGCAAAAAAattgttctgactttgactggcaaaaaacactacaaaactgCAAAATTAGAGAAGAGGACCCAATcaattagatcgggctcggaaccagcttttcaACGCCTATTTCCATTCAAAAATCCGAGCTAAAAAGCCTGAGTTATGCCCGATTTCGTGAAGGTAGGTTGAAAGGTAAAATAAAATTCACAGCCCTCAAGGGCTAAGACCTTCGGCCCCTGGTCACATGACCAACCAGGGGGTTGGTGTGCTGGCGGCTATGGCCGAGCAGGGGTGGCAGCGGTGGAATGGCGGTGCGCGCGTAGAGCGCAGGCTGGGTGCGGGCAGCACTCGGGCTGCGGTCTGCGCCGGTGGCACAGCGGTGCCTGCCGAGCTGCGGCTGGTGGTTACCGCCGGCGGCGGCGGCCGGGCATTGGCCGCTGGGCGGCGCGTGCCTTTGCTAATGGCTGCGCTCGTGAAAAATTAAAAActgcattttaaaatttttttaaaaataaacttgggtcccgacaacaaggcctgatcaggtacccaattacaaccaaatctctataaagtggagaaagagagaaaacctcatgggaaaaactctactccaaaaagagatgaaagaaataaatgcactaataacagaaggataggaggtggatatcatgcactaataacagaaggataggaggtggataacatgatacccacCATAGAtaacttctatcatataagtacatatacaatggtctccataggagaaaaagaaagagactagaagccccccccacaatgaagaaactcatgtcgcacatatggatgcctgaggtagaatccagaaagagatcttgaagcggcatataatattactccccttgggaagaaatggatccaaaggatgaagatgaagaaaccctgtgaagagagaagaatcaatctgtctcaagatgtgtgccataataggatgctaaagaatccctctgtctgaactgaaacaaaagatgtcaaatccaaattgaactgaagactcaaaaactgcaacctctgaatgcacagatgatggtgggctaatagctggaatatggttgtcaacaaagaggagctgaaaatcctcaaagtaatcctccaagtctgcaatataggactctacaaacaaagacgaaatgcTTGCAAGATAAGAAttccaagtagccatgtctgaaagatgtattATGTCCTGCTTAgttgaatcaataggagccaaagaagaggcaatatcaaattgatcaggaacaaaaggagataatgttgatacatgtataatctcagtctgaagagtaggaactgtgagacattcctctgattcatcggaatatgtaagggtgtctaaatattgaagttcctttaaagtatcatgatcaaaaggtgtgttatctctccaaccaatgggctcaagacaatctgaagcaggatcctttgggaatgaagaaagactggggtctccatagatctcccaaagacatgtccaaagtgagtgaggacaatcaatgcccgatatagcccacatAGTGttagaatcaacactagacaaaagaacacctactatgtgatttctaatgatatcccaagctagttttccctctaaagttgttggttcagttatgagatcatacaaataaggcaaaatattaagccacctacagtgtgtaagtatgccctttgccgatgactcataattaccctgttctagaaatacaactgaagggtgagtagaaaaaccaatgataactcttcaaattaacaaatctgagactaaattattttaatactgataaagcagatcaaataaagccatcccacgcaaacaaatcatttccaagtctgaaacgtccaagtaattgacagatgtgtgaatacacaaagtactgaataaaatgtacctagtgtcgattctggaaaaataaatgacagatctggaaagagcacaaaaacccctttccaatgcctattcgttcGTGAAAAACGGAGTCcctatgcaaaagatatggctcctggagtgcaaaaaacttgttctgactttgactggcaaaaaacacttcAAAATGGCAAAATCAGAGAAAAGGACCCACATCAATTAAATCGGTCTTGGAactagctttccaacgcctatttccattcaaaaatccgagctaaaatgcccgactTATGCCCGATTTCGTGAAGGTAGGttgaaaggtaaaaaaaaattcACAGCACTTAGGGGCTAAGACCTTCGGCCCCTGGTCACATGACCGACCAGGGGGCTGGAGCGCTGGCGGCTATGGCCGAGCAGGGGTGGCGGTGGCGGAATGGCGGTGCGCGGGTAGGGCGCGGGCTCGGTGCGGGCGGGGCTCGGGCTGCGGTCTGCGCCGGCGGCACAGTGGTGCCTGCCGGGCCGCGGCCGGTGGTTACCGCTGGCGGCGGCGGCCGGGCAGTGGCCGGTGGGCGGCGCATGCCTCTGCCAATGGCTCCGCCCGTGAAAAATTAAAAActgcattttaaattttttttttgaattttttttaaatttctgccTCGAACTTTGTGCCCTGGGGCCGTATGCCCTTGGGGCataaaaaaatttgccttctggagcaactgtgtccaaatcggatgaattttatatggaaataggggtttttgggcactacgagctcaacggtgaagtcggtttgggctcaaagtgcaccaaaaaaatacctccctattccaaaataaaaaatagaagacaaacacagatctgatgcaaccaaaacctgaaagtcagatctaaccctcgtagctccaaattcttcgAAAGACGAATAGGAAGCAGTAgctctagagctctgataccatgtaaaagttgaGAAAGCTAACTTCACAGACCctgaagatcacctgcatgcaaacaacctgtcacagaaagaagagatggagacaaaaaacaagcaagggtgctctgaaagctgaaaaatgtattcatccgagagagataaattacaatgatgaatccttataaaaggatattttgcaaccctaaaagaaaccctaataggtagacatttaataattaatataattattaaatgtcaccaatgcaaactaaagtgaaatcttaaaagaggaataaaggtaatttaattaacatgattaaattaaaacctttactctaacacccccc encodes:
- the LOC131858113 gene encoding pentatricopeptide repeat-containing protein At2g35030, mitochondrial-like — its product is MYAKCGSIHKARQLFNKISQRNAISWNAMIAGYEQNGILEEALNLFKEMPQNNMVSWNVMIAGYVQNGIFNEALNHFKEMPQPDGVSWNVMVAGYVQNGFIEYGLEEFKKMQFAATILGYAQNGLVEEGLETFEQMQLAGIKPNCTTFGTILPACSKMGALEQGFAQMDFANCKDVFKVFELRKHSGIHSNHGIFACVLFACNNVGLLDEGCKCFNGMIDSYLD